One Candidatus Vicinibacter affinis DNA window includes the following coding sequences:
- a CDS encoding ORF6N domain-containing protein, with translation MPDRIVESKILLIRGKKVMIDKDIAELYGVTTKRLNEQVKRNHTRFPEDFMFQLTGIEKSEVVANCDHLNNLKYSPNLPYAFTEYGVVMLASVLNSERAIEVNIQIVRVFTRLREMVLTHKDILLKLEQLEKQVVNNSGDIQIIFTALNELLEQPNPPRKQIGFKPDDV, from the coding sequence ATTCCAGATAGAATAGTTGAAAGTAAGATCTTACTGATAAGAGGGAAAAAAGTAATGATCGATAAAGACATTGCAGAATTATATGGAGTAACAACAAAGAGGTTGAATGAACAAGTAAAGAGAAATCATACACGCTTCCCTGAAGATTTTATGTTTCAATTAACAGGTATTGAGAAATCAGAGGTAGTCGCAAATTGCGACCACCTCAATAATTTAAAATATTCTCCAAATTTACCTTATGCATTTACAGAATACGGTGTTGTAATGCTTGCAAGTGTCCTCAACAGTGAACGAGCTATTGAAGTAAACATACAAATCGTAAGAGTTTTTACAAGATTAAGAGAAATGGTTCTGACTCACAAGGATATCCTATTAAAATTAGAGCAATTAGAAAAGCAAGTTGTAAATAACAGTGGTGATATTCAAATTATATTTACTGCATTAAATGAGCTACTAGAACAACCGAATCCACCAAGAAAACAAATCGGCTTTAAACCAGATGACGTATAA
- a CDS encoding tyrosine-type recombinase/integrase: MIKILEYLNEHYSASSTKGYENMINKYRAYMQSKAQRANYHDIMGYVSYLRKSNLHPKSLRNHLFAIKIYYRYLVEMEVRKDHPCEKLYLRDQINRSIEIENLYTTEQLENLLKEHRSNDKKNQTRDEIIIGLLIYQALTVRELVNLKITDINLIEANVHIGGSKKNNARTLALKANQILLISDYIREHQEQIYLFENKKGQASSPGQINRIINYKKNVRKNISKVD, encoded by the coding sequence ATGATAAAAATACTAGAATATTTAAATGAACATTACAGCGCATCATCAACAAAAGGCTATGAGAATATGATTAATAAATATAGGGCGTATATGCAAAGTAAAGCTCAAAGAGCGAACTATCATGACATAATGGGATATGTGAGTTATCTAAGAAAGAGTAATCTTCATCCAAAGAGTTTGCGAAATCACCTTTTTGCTATAAAAATATACTATCGGTACTTAGTAGAAATGGAAGTCAGAAAAGATCATCCATGTGAGAAGTTATATCTACGAGATCAAATCAACCGAAGCATAGAGATAGAGAATTTATACACTACAGAACAATTAGAAAACTTATTAAAAGAACATCGATCCAATGATAAAAAGAATCAAACCAGAGATGAGATCATCATTGGATTATTAATCTATCAGGCATTAACGGTGAGGGAACTGGTGAATCTAAAAATCACCGATATAAATCTCATAGAAGCCAATGTACATATAGGCGGAAGCAAAAAGAATAATGCAAGGACATTGGCTTTAAAAGCAAATCAAATATTGTTGATCAGTGATTATATCAGAGAACATCAGGAACAAATATATTTATTCGAAAATAAAAAAGGACAAGCATCATCACCAGGACAAATCAATCGCATCATCAATTACAAAAAAAATGTACGGAAGAATATAAGCAAAGTGGATTAG
- a CDS encoding tyrosine-type recombinase/integrase, translating to MNWLKVKYYQEQIEKYKNHLNTLGYNAHGVRIKCNQLAEFFEQQQIRGIEQVEEITEENIRTYYNYICNRPNKRNGSILNPKTIHEYMSVVESYFNMRLQYGEIEINPVSTIKIPYPKHKTDRAILSQSEIIELYTHTESLLERAILSLAYGCGLRVSEMVQCNMDDIKIKEGVLIVPRGKNNKRRVMPLSPGVIKDLDDYLNEVRIYENTKESQSFILNQRGRRMQKDTYNRILKMIIHRTANERIKNKTISIHNLRHSIASHLLEGGMPLQQVRQFLGHDQMETTEIYTHIQQRQIKKMIDDI from the coding sequence ATGAATTGGCTTAAGGTAAAATATTATCAAGAACAGATAGAAAAATACAAAAATCATCTGAATACTCTGGGATATAATGCACATGGTGTAAGAATCAAATGCAATCAATTGGCAGAATTCTTCGAACAACAACAGATACGAGGGATAGAACAAGTTGAAGAAATCACAGAGGAAAACATAAGGACATATTACAACTACATATGTAATAGGCCCAATAAGCGAAATGGATCTATACTTAATCCAAAAACCATTCATGAATACATGAGTGTTGTAGAATCCTATTTTAATATGCGGCTTCAATATGGAGAGATAGAAATAAATCCAGTAAGCACCATTAAAATACCCTATCCCAAACATAAGACAGATCGAGCGATATTGAGTCAGTCGGAAATTATAGAATTATATACCCATACCGAAAGTTTATTAGAGCGGGCGATATTAAGTTTAGCTTATGGGTGTGGACTAAGAGTATCCGAAATGGTACAATGTAATATGGATGACATCAAGATCAAAGAGGGTGTTCTAATAGTACCTAGAGGTAAGAATAATAAACGCAGAGTAATGCCATTATCGCCAGGAGTTATCAAGGATCTCGATGATTATTTAAATGAAGTTAGAATCTATGAGAACACGAAAGAGAGTCAAAGTTTTATACTCAATCAGAGAGGTAGAAGAATGCAAAAAGACACCTATAATAGGATTCTAAAAATGATCATCCACAGAACAGCAAATGAGCGAATTAAAAACAAAACAATCAGCATACACAATCTTAGGCACAGCATAGCAAGTCATTTATTAGAAGGAGGAATGCCATTACAACAAGTGAGACAGTTTTTAGGACATGATCAGATGGAGACTACAGAAATATATACGCATATCCAACAAAGGCAAATCAAAAAAATGATCGACGATATATGA
- a CDS encoding helix-turn-helix transcriptional regulator, translating into MSSFGKKLRECREAKGLSQNDLAKLLNTNHSIIGKYERDEVKPSIDVVKNLVDELDTSVGFLLGESNDTNLLKDPAMLQRFNEINQLPDKDKETVFTLLDAFLANNKLRAILK; encoded by the coding sequence ATGAGCAGTTTTGGAAAAAAATTAAGGGAATGTAGAGAAGCTAAGGGACTATCACAAAATGATCTGGCCAAGCTTCTAAACACCAATCATTCTATCATTGGCAAGTATGAGCGTGATGAAGTCAAACCTTCTATTGATGTCGTCAAGAACCTCGTTGATGAACTCGATACTTCTGTAGGATTCTTACTTGGAGAAAGTAATGACACCAATCTCCTTAAAGATCCTGCCATGCTCCAACGATTCAATGAGATTAATCAGCTTCCAGACAAAGACAAGGAAACCGTCTTTACCCTGTTAGACGCTTTCCTCGCTAATAATAAATTAAGGGCTATTCTAAAGTAA
- a CDS encoding ORF6N domain-containing protein: MTKKPSIPDRIVESKILLIRGKKVMIDKDIAELYGVTTKRLNEQVKRNHTRFPEDFMFQLTGIEKSEVVANCDHLNNLKYSPNLPYAFTEYGVVMLASVLNSERAIEVNIQIVRVFTRLREMVLTHKDILLKLEQLEKQVVNNSGDIQIIFTALNELLEQPNPPRKQIGFKPDDV, translated from the coding sequence ATGACAAAAAAACCAAGCATTCCAGATAGAATAGTTGAAAGTAAGATCTTACTGATAAGAGGGAAAAAAGTAATGATCGATAAAGACATTGCAGAATTATATGGAGTAACAACAAAGAGGTTGAATGAACAAGTAAAGAGAAATCATACACGCTTCCCTGAAGATTTTATGTTTCAATTAACAGGTATTGAGAAATCAGAGGTAGTCGCAAATTGCGACCACCTCAATAATTTAAAATATTCTCCAAATTTACCTTATGCATTTACAGAATACGGTGTTGTAATGCTTGCAAGTGTCCTCAACAGTGAACGAGCTATTGAAGTAAACATACAAATCGTAAGAGTTTTTACAAGATTAAGAGAAATGGTTCTGACTCACAAGGATATCCTATTAAAATTAGAGCAATTAGAAAAGCAAGTTGTAAATAACAGTGGTGATATTCAAATTATATTTACTGCATTAAATGAGCTACTAGAACAACCGAATCCACCAAGAAAACAAATCGGCTTTAAACCAGATGACGTATAA
- a CDS encoding tyrosine-type recombinase/integrase, with amino-acid sequence MIKILEYLNEHYSASSTKGYENMINKYRAYMQSKAQRANYHDIMGYVSYLRKSNLHPKSLRNHLFAIKIYYRYLVEMEVRKDHPCEKLYLRDQINRSIEIENLYTTEQLENLLKEHRSNDKKNQTRDEIIIGLLIYQALTVRELVNLKITDINLIEANVHIGGSKKNNARTLALKANQILLISDYIREHQEQIYLFENKKGQASSPGQINRIINYKKNKREKLLPIKIRQSVIANYLKQNNDIRVVQVFAGHKRSGSTEEYKQSGLEELKVSISKIHPLQ; translated from the coding sequence ATGATAAAAATACTAGAATATTTAAATGAACATTACAGCGCATCATCAACAAAAGGCTATGAGAATATGATTAATAAATATAGGGCGTATATGCAAAGTAAAGCTCAAAGAGCGAACTATCATGACATAATGGGATATGTGAGTTATCTAAGAAAGAGTAATCTTCATCCAAAGAGTTTGCGAAATCACCTTTTTGCTATAAAAATATACTATCGGTACTTAGTAGAAATGGAAGTCAGAAAAGATCATCCATGTGAGAAGTTATATCTACGAGATCAAATCAACCGAAGCATAGAGATAGAGAATTTATACACTACAGAACAATTAGAAAACTTATTAAAAGAACATCGATCCAATGATAAAAAGAATCAAACCAGAGATGAGATCATCATTGGATTATTAATCTATCAGGCATTAACGGTGAGGGAACTGGTGAATCTAAAAATCACCGATATAAATCTCATAGAAGCCAATGTACATATAGGCGGAAGCAAAAAGAATAATGCAAGGACATTGGCTTTAAAAGCAAATCAAATATTGTTGATCAGTGATTATATCAGAGAACATCAGGAACAAATATATTTATTCGAAAATAAAAAAGGACAAGCATCATCACCAGGACAAATCAATCGCATCATCAATTACAAAAAAAATAAAAGAGAAAAACTACTTCCCATAAAAATACGTCAAAGCGTTATCGCCAATTATCTGAAACAGAATAATGATATCCGAGTAGTTCAGGTATTTGCAGGACATAAGCGAAGTGGCAGTACGGAAGAATATAAGCAAAGTGGATTAGAGGAATTGAAAGTTAGTATTAGCAAAATACATCCCCTTCAATAG